One Cucumis sativus cultivar 9930 chromosome 1, Cucumber_9930_V3, whole genome shotgun sequence DNA segment encodes these proteins:
- the LOC101204232 gene encoding phosphoinositide phospholipase C 2 codes for MKHSFKVCFFFRRRFRANVSEAPEDVKMMFDEYSENGTMNIEQLQKFLKDVQGEGRKKAQAIFNNFKHLNFFQRRGLHLEEFFSYLLDQDLNHALSPSHGDNQDMTAPLSHYYIFTGHNSYLTGNQLSSDSSETPIIRALKKGVRAIELDLWPNSKKDGIHVRHGGTLTAPVELNKCLKAIKDHAFTASEYPVVITFEDHLTHDLRQDVAEMLNSTFRDILYVPKRGEDVHQFPSPELLKGKILISTKPPERRTKEKPPADDQSANSQDDIDEEYLEMLDKDEDIAIPEYESLIAIRAKKMKRGSDLQTFFNDVEKVSRVSLSERELVDVVSKYKHEIISFTQESLLRVYPKGLRVDSSNYDPMLAWNHGAQMVAFNMQRNDKHLWIMEGMFRGNNGCGYIKKPEFLLNNPSNSRSLSATRINGLKIKVYMGEGWNLDFRRTHFDFYSPPDLYVKIKMVGVENDKARNKTIPIEDQWVPVWNEEFSFSISTPELAFLQIIVRDYDTSGKDDFAGQTCLPVKDLRSGIRAVPLYNKRGERYKHVKLLMGFELQFE; via the exons ATGAAGCACAGTTTTAAAGTCTGCTTCTTTTTCAGAAGAAGATTCAGGGCAAATGTATCTGAAGCACCAGAAGATGTGAAGATGATGTTTGATGAATACTCAGAGAATGGCACAATGAACATTGAGCAATTGCAGAAGTTTTTGAAAGATGTTCAAGGAGAAGgtagaaaaaaagcccaggccATCTTCAACAATTTCAAGCACCTCAATTTCTTTCAGAGAAGAGGCCTTCATCTAGAAGAATTCTTCAGTTATCTTCTTGATCAAGACCTTAATCATGCTCTCTCTCCCTCCCATGGg GATAATCAGGACATGACAGCTCCATTGTCTCACTATTACATATTTACTGGCCACAACTCCTACTTAACAGGAAATCAACTCAGTAGTGACTCCAGTGAGACTCCTATCATAAGGGCTCTAAAGAAAGGAGTAAGAGCAATTGAGCTTGATTTATGGCCTAATTCCAAGAAAGATGGCATTCATGTTCGTCATGGAGG GACACTTACAGCTCCTGTGGAACTCAACAAATGCCTAAAAGCAATTAAAGATCATGCCTTTACAGCTTCTGAGTATCCTGTAGTGATAACTTTTGAGGACCATCTCACTCATGATCTTCGACAAGATGTGGCCGAG ATGCTTAATTCAACATTTAGGGACATCCTCTATGTTCCTAAACGTGGAGAAGACGTTCATCAATTTCCATCGCCAGAGTTACTTAAGGGAAAGATTCTGATTTCTACCAAACCACCAGAGCGCAGAACCAAGGAAAAACCACCAGCAGATGATCAGAGTGCAAATTCTCAAGACGATATAGATGAG GAGTATCTGGAGATGTTGGATAAAGATGAAGATATTGCTATTCCAGAATATGAAAGTTTGATTGCTATTCGTGCAAAGAAGATGAAACGTGGATCAGATCTCCAGACCTTCTTTAATGATGTAGAAAAAGTTTCGAGAGTTAGTCTGAGTGAGCGAGAACTTGTAGATGTTGTGTCAAAATATAAACACGAAATTATCAG CTTTACTCAGGAGAGTTTGCTGAGAGTGTATCCAAAAGGTTTAAGAGTAGACTCATCTAATTACGATCCTATGCTTGCCTGGAATCATGGAGCTCAAATGGTTGCTTTTAACATGCAG AGAAATGACAAACACTTGTGGATCATGGAAGGAATGTTCAGAGGCAATAATGGTTGTGGCTACATTAAGAAACCTGAATTCTTGCTGAATAACCCATCTAATTCCAGATCCTTATCCGCGACAAGGATAAATGGTTTAAAG ATAAAGGTATACATGGGAGAAGGATGGAATTTGGACTTCCGTCGCACACATTTCGATTTCTATTCACCTCCAGATTTATACGTTAAG ATCAAAATGGTCGGGGTTGAAAATGATAAAGCGAGGAACAAAACCATCCCCATTGAAGACCAGTGGGTACCTGTTTGGAATGAGGAGTTTAGTTTCTCAATAAGCACTCCTGAATTGGCTTTTCTACAAATAATTGTTCGTGATTACGACACATCTGG